The genomic segment GGTTCTCGTCTTCGACGTCGCGCGAGCGGTTATTCAGTGCCGGGCGAATGTTGATCATCGAGTCGAACTCGATCCAATTCTCTCCTGACTCGGCCGGGTAAAGATTGATGCCCCAGAGGTCGTTCTGCACGGACCCGTCGTCGAGCAGAGCGCTCTCTTCGTCGGAGTGCAGCTCGCCACCAAGCGCGATCACTCGGCGACTTACATCGACCACGCCTTTTATCATTTCGCCGAACGAATCGCGAGCGAGCTGCGCTACCTGGTAGCGCGAGGTGGGGCTTTTCAGAATTTCGATGGTCATTCGACTTGGGCAATTTGGCCGATACCGCTGTGAAATATACACGCGCTCGCGGGGTTTCCTTCGCGGAGGTCTTTCACCTCCTGATCAATGAATCCATGCGTGGCGCACAACGAAAAAAGGGAGAGCATTTCTGCTCCCCCCGATTTCCATCACACGAAGCCGACTTACAGCTCGTCGTCCGCCAGCGCTGGTGCTGTCACTTCCTCCAGATCCGGGTCTGCGAGAATCTCCGCGATGCTCGGCTCCGGAAGAATCTCCGGCAGCGGCGGCTGTGGCGCACCCTCGATGTCCACTTCCTGGTAACGGTACATGCCCGTACCCGCCGGGATCAGGTGGCCGATGATGATGTTCTCCTTCAACCCCATCAGCTCGTCCCTCGCTCCACGGATCGCCGCGTCGGTAAGAACCCGCGTCGTCTCCTGGAAGCTCGCCGCAGAGATGAACGACTGCGTCGTAAGACTCGCCTTCGTGATGCCGAGGAGCAGCGGCTCCGAAGTCGCCGGATCCTCCTTCCGCTTCTTGGTCTTTTCGTTGACGTCGCGGAAGGTCTGCTTGTCGACATGCTCGCCTTCGAGGAACGGCGTGTCAGCCGACTCGAGCACGCGCACCTTCTGTAGCATCTGCCTCACGATCACGCCAATGTGCTTGTCGTTGATCTTCACGCCCTGCAGGCGATACACCTCCTGCACTTCGTTGAGCAGATACTCCTGAACCGCGCGCGGCCCCTTGATGCGGAGAATGTCGTGCGGATTCACCGGACCCTCGGACAGACGGTCACCGGCGCGCACGCGGTCGCCCTCGTGCACGCGAAGGTGCTTCCCTGCTCCAACCTCGTAAAGCTGCGGCTCGGCGGTCGCGTCTGGCGTTCCATCCGGCGCGATTGGCGTGACGAAAATCTCACGCTTGCCGCGCTTGATGTCGCCGAATCTCACGACACCGTCGATCTCGGTCACGGTCGCCGGATCCTTCGGCTTGCGCGCCTCGAACAGCTCGGCGACACGCGGCAGACCGCCCGTGATGTCGCGCGTCTTGTAGGCTTCGCGGCTCACCTTGGCGAGGATGGTTCCAGCGGTGATGCGCTCGCCATCCTTCACCGTCAGCTGCGCCCCAACCGGGATCACGAAATCGCGCAGACGCTTTTCCTTCGCACCCTTGGTCTCCCAGATCTCGATGTGCGGGTGAAGCTTCTTCTCGCGGTCCTCGATTACGACGGTCTGACGAAGGCCGGTCAGGTCGTCGAGCTCGTCCGACATCGACTCGTCCTGTACAAGGTCAACGAACCTGATGACTCCCTCGACGTCCGAGATGATCGGGTTGCTGTACGGATCCCAGCTGAAGATCACCTGATCCTTCTTCACGAGTTCGCCGTCCCTGACCATCAGCGTTGCTCCAAGCGGAACCTGAAGCCGCGCTCCGACCTTGTTGTCGCTTGCCGCGCGGATCGTGAGCTCACCTTCATACGAGGTGACTATCTGCTGGCCCTCGCCATTCGTTACGGTGACCAGACGGTCGCTGTACTCGATGGTTCCCTCCACCTTCGATTTGCGTGTAGTCTGCTCAGCGATACGAGCTGCCGTTCCACCGATGTGGAATGTACGCAGCGTGAGCTGCGTGCCCGGCTCACCGATGGACTGCGCCGCGATGATCCCCACAGCTTCTCCCTTGTCCACCATTCCCATGGTGGCCAGGTTCCGGCCGTAGCACATCTGGCAGAGCCCGCGCTTTGCCTCGCAGGTGAGAACGCTCCGGATGCGAACCGTCTCGATTCCGGAATCCTCGACTGCCCGCGCCATGTCTTCGTCGATGAGCTGACCTGCTTCCGCCAGCAGCGTGCGACGACCCGATTGATCGGTCTCGTGCGGATCCTCGATGTCCTCAGCAGCCACGGTGCCGACAATACGCTCGGCCAAAGGCTCGATGATGTCCTCACCTTCCTTCAAAGCGCCGACGTCGAGTCCGAGAATCGTGCCGCAATCCTCGTCGGTAATGGTCACGTCCTGCGCAACGTCAACCAGCCGCC from the Gemmatimonadaceae bacterium genome contains:
- a CDS encoding DUF5674 family protein; this translates as MTIEILKSPTSRYQVAQLARDSFGEMIKGVVDVSRRVIALGGELHSDEESALLDDGSVQNDLWGINLYPAESGENWIEFDSMINIRPALNNRSRDVEDENLRERIREVVTKLIPE